The following DNA comes from Micromonospora chokoriensis.
TTCAAGGTCTGGTGATCCTGCGAATCCTGGGTCAGGGCGCTATATCGGACGAGGATCTGGACGCGCTTCTCGCCGAGGCAACCGAGCTCGCCAGCCGGGTGTAGGTCGACTCCGTACTCGAGAGGGTTACGGTGCCCCACTTGCAGGGATCGTCGCGATCATGACAGCCGGCAAGGGCTGACGGATGGACTGTCGGCCCGGCAGAATGATTCCGTGAAGGCCTATGTCGGAGTGACCGACGGGGATTGGTCGCGGTTTCTGGCTGCTCGCCCGCACCTCACCGAAGTCAACTTTTGGCGTCCTGCGGGTTCTCGGGTCTTTCGCGCGCTGTCACCCGGCGAGCCCTTCTTCTTCAAAAGCCACCACCCGCACAACAGCGTGGTGGGCGGCGGCTTCTTCAGCGGGTTCGCGCAGTTGCGCATCTCAGAGGCGTGGGACCTGTTCCGGGAGGGAAACGGGGTCCCGGACCTCGCCGCGATGCGGCGAATCGTCGGACGCTACCGGTCTGATCCGATCGCCGCCTCAGAGGACCCGCTTATCGGCTGCGTCCTCATCCGCGACACCGTCTTCTTCCCCGCCGATGAGCCATCCGAACCGCCGCCACTGTTTGCCCCTAACGTTGTGCAGGGCAAGGGTTACGACGTCGCGGACCACGCCGCGTCTGGGTACTTCGAGATGTTGATGGGACGACTGCTCGGAGCATCCGTCGAGATCGACCTCAGCCAGCCGTGGCACCGGCCCGGACCGGTGTTCGGAGATCCGCGGCTGATGCCGAACCGGTTGGGGCAGCAGTCGTTCAAGGCTGTGGTGCTTGACGCGTATGGCCGCCGGTGTGCGATCACCGGTGACCGGATCCAGCCGGTGCTCCAGGCGGCACACATCAGGCCGCTGCCGGCGGGTGGCGAGCACAGGTTGGACAACGGGCTGTTGCTCCGGTCCGATGTGCATACTCTCTTCGACCACGGCTACTTGGGCGTCGACCCCAAGTACCGCCTGATGGTCAGTCCCCGCCTACGGGCCGAGTTCGGCAACGGAGAGCAATTCTATGCCCGTGCCGGCACCGCGATCGCTGTTCCGGCCGCAGCTCGCGACCGTCCGCATCGTCAGTTCCTCGAATGGCATCTCGACGAGGTGTATCAGGCGGCCTGACCGAGGGCACCTGAGGCCTGGGCGTCGGCGAGCCCGGTGTCTCAGGCCGTTCCGCGTGGTTTATTCGCAGGGAACGGCCGCAAGGCCAGGAAACCAGAGGGCACAGCCATGCTGTTGAGTTTTCGCTTCGCCAACCACCGGTCGTTCCGCGACGAGCAACAACTCAACCTCACGCCGGCTTACCGCACTGACGAACACGAGCATGCGGTCCGAGTGGCCGGCATCTTCGGTGCCAACGCCTCTGGTAAGTCCAACTGCCTGGACGCTCTGGCCTTCATGCGCCGCTTCGTGATCTTCTCTGATCGAGACGTCGAGCCGGGGCTCGGCGTGGCTCGTGAGCCGTACCTCATGACGGCTGAAGCCCTCGAAGCCCCGTCCCACTACGTCGTCGACCTTGATCTCAACGGGGTGCGGCACACCTACGGTTTCACCCTGGACAACGACGCCGTCCTTGACGAGTGGCTCTACCACTATCCGCTGAAGAGGAAGCGGCGGGTCTTCGAGCGCAACGGCGACACCTTCGCCTGGGGTGAGGACTCGAACCAACGTCTGCTGCTGGAGCGGATCGCTGAGGTCACCGCTCCCACCGCCCTCTTCGTCAGCACCGTCGTCCGCTTCGATCACCGACAAGCCGCGCCGGAGGGCGACCCACTGCGCGCTGTCTACCGGTGGTTCCAACGCATGTTCACCCGGAGCCAACCCCACGTGGGCGGCAGCTATCGATCCGGCTGGCCGCAGAGCGACGCCAGCCGGCGCACCCTGGTCGAGCTGTTGCGGGCGGCCGACGTGGGCATCGTCGACGTGGTCGAGGTGGCCACCACGGTGACCGACGAGCAGCCCGCGCTCTTCCGGCCCTCAGACTTGGCCGCCAACGAGCGAAGGATGCTGCGGAACGCACGCAACAGGGCGAGCCGGGAGCGGAGGCGGTTGACGTTCGCCCACCAGGGCCCGGCAGGCGAGGTCCAATTCGAGTTGGCCGAGGAGTCGACCGGAACCCAACAGCTACTCGGCCTCGCGATCGAAGCCGCCGATGTTCTCAGCCAGGGCGGCACCATGTGCGTGGACGAGATAGACGCCAGCCTGCATCCACTGCTCACCGCGAAGCTCATCGGCCTGTTCCAGTCCGCCGCGTCGAACCCCCGGCACAGTCAGCTCATCTTCACCAGTCACGATGCGGCTCTGCTTGGCACCATCGACACCGAAGAGATTCTGCACCGTGACGAGATCTGGTTCGCGGAGAAGGACGCCGATGGGGCATCCACCCTGTATCCGCTGACCGAATTCAAGCCGCGCAAGGAGGGCGAGAACCGCCAACGGCGGTACCTCAATGGCAACTACGGCGCGGTTCCGGACCTTTCGACGTATCTGTTCGAGCAGGCGCTCGCGGCCCGAGGACCGGTGGATGGCGAAGTCACAGACTGACCAGCAGCAACGCAAGGGTCGCGCTGGCGCTACGCGGATAGCGGCCGTCCTCGGTGCGGTCGACGGTCAGGCGGCCGCTACGACGTGGTCGATCACCAGGTGGGCTGCGCCGGTGATGCCGACGTCCTGGCTGGTGGCGACCCGCTCGATGAGCAGGGTCTGGGTGGCCAGCGGCAGGCACCGCTCGTAGAGGGTGGCCCGCATGCTGGCCAGCAGTGGTTCGCAGTCGGCGAGTCGACCGCCGATGGCGACCACCTGCGGGTTGAAGAAGTTGACCACGACGGCCAGGATCTCGCCGATGGCCCGTCCGGCCTGCCGGGCGAGCGCCGTGGCGTGCCGGTCACCGTCGTCGATCAGGCGGAGCACGCCGGTCAGGTCGTCGACCGGCACGCCCTGCTCGCGTAGCGCGGTGACCAGGGCCGCGCCGCTGGCCACCGCCTCCAGGCAGCCGGCGTTGCCGCAGCTGCACAGCGGCGCCGGATCAGCGACCACCCGGCAGTGGCTGATGTCCCCGGCGGATCCCTGGGCACCCCGGTGCAACTGTCCACTGGAGATCACCCCGGAGCCGATTCCGGTGCCGGCCTTGATGTAGACGGCGTGGTCCATCTCGGCGTGTGCGGTGCGGTGCGCGCCGAGCGCCATCAGGTTGGCGTCGTTGTCCACGATGACCGGCACGTCGACGCGGTCGGCGCAGAAGGCCGCCACGTCGAACCCGTTCCAGCCGGGCATCCGGGACGGGCTGACGATCCGTCCGGTGGAGTGCTGCACCGGGCCGGGAATGCCGATGCCGATTCCCCGCAGCGCGTCCGCCGCCCCGCCGCCGGAGGCCGGCGACCCACCGGATGCCGCCCCGCCGGGAGCGCCGCCGGAAGCCGCCGGCGCGATCTCTCCGGCCAGTGCGGTGACCTCGGCCAGTAGTGCGCCCAGCACGGTTTCCGGGCCGTCCTCGATGCGGACCGGCAGGGTGCGGCCCTGCACCACCCGCCCGGACAGATCCAGTGTGCCGATGCGCGCGTGGTGGGCACCGAGGTCGATGGCACCGACCACGGCGCCGCCGGTGGGTACGGCGAGCTGACGCGGCCGTCGTCCGCCCCGGGACCGACCGGCGCCGGTCTCCTCCAGCAACCCCTGGTTGATCAACGCCTCGACCCGCTGGGACACCGTCGAGGGCGAGAGCCCGGAGAGGCGGGACAGGTCGGCACGACTGACGGCAGCTCCGGTGGCCACCCATCGCAGCAGCTCCCGGGGACCACCCCGGAGGGCTTCGCGTGGCGCGTCGTCAATCGTCACGTCAGGTTCTTAGCATCCGCAGTTTGTTCAAGCAACCGGTTGACTTAGTTTGTTGGCTACCTTTAGATGGCGCTGTTGGTTCGATATGAAGCTGACTTAGTTCGGTTGCCGAAGAAAGTGGGGCCGTCTGGTGGCACCGGAGACGACGGGTGCGGACCGACCGATGGTGTCGGTACGCGGCCTGAACAAGTGGTTCGGTCCGCTGCACGTGCTCAAGGACATCGACCTGACGGTGGCCGCCGGCGAGGTGGTCGTCGTGGTGGGGCCGTCCGGCTCCGGCAAGTCGACACTGTGCCGCTGCCTCAACCGGTTGGAGACGGCCGGGCAGGGCAGCATCGAGATCGACGGTGAGCCGCTGCCGGCCGAGGGACGGGCACTGGCCCGGCTCCGCGCCGACGTCGGCATGGTCTTCCAGTCCTTCAACCTCTTCGGGCACAAGACGGTGCTCGACAACGTCACCCTCGGCCCCACCCGGGTCCGCAGGATCGCCCGACCCGAGGCGCGGCAGCAGGCGATGACCCTGCTGGAACGCGTCGGAATCGCCGACAAGGCGAACCACCACCCGGCCCAACTCTCCGGTGGGCAGCAGCAGCGGGCGGCGATCGCCCGGGCACTGGCCATGCAACCGAAGGTGCTGCTCTTCGACGAGCCGACCTCGGCGCTCGACCCGGAGATGGTCAACGAGGTGCTCGACGTGATGGTCTCCCTCGCCAGCGAGGGGATGACCATGATCGTGGTCACCCACGAGATGGGCTTCGCCCGCCGCGCCGCCGACCGGGTCGTCTTCATGGACGACGGCCGCATCGTCGAATCCGGCGCCCCCGACGAATTCTTCGCAGCTCCGCGTACCGAGCGGGCCCGCGACTTCCTTTCCAAGATCCTCCAGCACTAGCCCCCAACGGGAGGGTGGCATGTCAATCCTCAAGATGAGCTTCACCGGGCGGCGTTCGCTCGCCCTCACCGCCACCGCCGTGGCGGTGGCCCTCGCCGCCACCGGTTGCGGCGGTGACAGCGGCAGCAGCGCCCCGAAGCTGCCGGGCAACCCCGGCCTCGGCGGCGACGGCGTGGTCGCCCAGTCGGTGTACGACGCCGCTCCGGTCGCCACCGACGCGGACATCCCGGCCGGCTCGACCATGGACGCGATCCGCAAGCGCGGCTACCTGAACATCGGCGGGTCCCTGGACGCGCCGCTGCTCGCCCAGCAGAACCCGGTCAGCGGCACCATCGAGGGCTTCGACGCCGACATGGCGAAGCTGCTGGCGAAGTACATCATCGGCAAGCCCGAGGTGAAGACGACGACCATCGGCACCCAGACCCGGGAGGCCATGCTCCAGGCCAAGTCGGTCGACGCCGTCTTCCAGACGTACACGATCACCCCGCAGCGGGCCACCCAGGTCGCGTTCGCCGGGCCCTACCTCACCTCCGGCCTCGCGGTCGGGGTCCGCAAGGACGACACCTCGATCAAGAGCGTCAAGGACCTCGCCGGCAAGACCGTCATCGTCGGGGCGAACACCCCTGCGGTCACCGCGCTGCCCTCGGCCGCTCCCGGCTCGAAGCAGATCGCCTTCGGCACCGACCCGCAGGCGTTGCAGGCGCTGCTCCAGAAGCGCGGCGACGCGTACGTGCAGGACTTCACGCTGCTCGCCTCGGGCGCCAAGGCCAACCCGGGGATGAAGGTGGTCGGCGAGCCGTTCACCACCGAGGCGTACGGCATCGGCCTCAACCGGGAGGACGCGCAGTTCAAGGAGTTCGTCAACAACTGGCTGAAGAAGATCCAGGCCGACGGAACCTGGGCGAAGGTCTGGGAAGGCACCCTCGGCTCGGTGGTGGAGGGCGGCGCGCCCACCCCGCCCGCCCTCGGTTCCGCCGACGGATCCTGAGAATCCTCCCGTACCGATGGACGCCCTCACCGCCCACCTGAGCGAGCTCGGCCACGGCCTGGTCACGACGGTCGAACTGACCGTCGTGACCACCATCGGCGCGATGCTGCTGGGCATCGTCGTCGCCACCCTGCGGATCGCACCCGTCCCGCTGCTGCGCGCCATCGGCACGGCGTACGTCGAGGTGTTCCAGAACCTGCCGCTGCTGGCCCTGCTGGTGCTCTTCGTCTTCGCCCTGCCCACCATCGGCATCACGTTCCCGCTGTTCACGTCCGCCGCGATCGTCATCGCCGTGTACGAGGGGGCGTACCTGGCCGAGGCGATCCGCGCCGGGATCAACACGGTCGGCGTCGGCCAGGCCGAGGCGGCCCGCGCCATCGGGTTGACCTTCGGGCAGTCCCTGCGGCACGTGATCCTGCCGCAGGGGCTGCGGGCGGTCATCCAGCCGATCGGCAACATCTGCATCGCGCTGCTGATGAACACCTCGCTGGCCGCCGCCGTCGGCGTGGTCGAGCTGACCCAGGCCGCCAACAACGTGAACCTGGTCGAGGCCCAACCGATCGCCGTCTTCACCGGCGCGGGCCTCGCCTACATGCTGCTGGCGCTGATCATCGGTCAGGTCACCGGCCTGCTCGAACGAAGGCTGGCGATCGTCCGATGAACAAGACGCAACAGATCCTCTTCGACGAACCCGGACCGCGCGCCCAGCGGCGGATCCGGATCGCCACAGTGGTGGGCGCCGTCCTCCTGGTCGGTGCCGCCGTGGCCGCGGTGTACCAGTTCGCCAGTCACGGCGAGTTGGCCGCCGCCCGGTGGGAGCCGTTCACCACCTGGCCGATCTGGCGGTACCTGCTCAACGGCCTCTGGGCCACTGTCCGGGCCGCCGCCGCGACCGCGGTGCTCAGCGCCGTACTCGGACTGCTGCTGGCGCTCGGACGCCTCTCCGCCCACCGACCGCTGCGCTGGCTGGCCGGCGCGTACGTGGAGATCTTCCGGACCGTTCCCACCCTGCTGCTCATCTACGTGACGCTCTTCGCCCTGCCGCAGTACGGGATGAACTTCCCGCTCTTCTGGAAGCTCGTGGTGCCGCTGGTGGTGTCCAACTCGGCGGCGTTCGCGGAGATCTTCCGGTCCGGCATCCTGGCCCTGGACCGGGGGCAGACCGAGGCCGGCCTGGCCGTCGGGCTGCGCCGCGGACAGGTGATGGCGCTGGTGGTCCTGCCCCAGGCGCTGCTCCAACTCACCCCGTCCCTGGTCAGCCAACTCGTCGGGCTGCTCAAGGACACCTCGCTCGGCTTCGTGGTCAGCTACACCGAGCTGCTCTACAGCGGGCAGGTGCTGTCGTCGTACACCCATCTGCTGATCCAGACGTTCCTGGTGGTGGCGCTGATCTACCTCGTGGTCAACGCCTCGCTGTCGAAGTTCGCCCGCGTACTCCAGGCACGGAACGGCCGCCTCGGCGGCCGGCGCGGACGACGCGACGCCGACCTGCCCCCACCGCTCATCGAAGGGACCACCCCCCGGTGACCATCTTCCGTTACGCCGAACTGGCTCGGGTCGTCCGCAACGGCTTCGTCGAGAGCCGGCACTACGGCAGCGTCGTGGTGCTCGCGCCGGACGGCGAGGTCGTCCTCGCCGCCGGCGTACCCGACGAGCCGGTGCTCCCCCGGTCCACCCTGAAGCCGGTGCAGGCCCTGGCCTGCCGGGTCGCGGCGGGTGACGAGCTGACCGGCCCGGCGCTGGCGCTCGCGGCCGGCAGCCACACCGGCGACGACCGGCACGTCGAGCTGGTCCGGGCGATGCTGGCCGGTGCCGGCCTGACCGAGGACGCCCTCGGCTGCCCGGTCGACTGGCCGGAGGACGAGCCGACCCGGGAGCGGCTGATCCGCGCCGGCGGGCAGCGCGACCGGATCCGGATGAACTGCTCGGGCAAGCACGCGGCGATGCTCGTTGCCAGCGTCGCCCGGTCCTGGAGCATCCACGACTACCTCGACCCGGAGCACCCGTTGCAGCGGGAGACCGCCGCCGCCGTCGCCCGGATGGCCGGAACGCCCGTCGCGCACCACGCCGTCGACGGTTGCGGTGCGCCCCTGTTCGGCCTGCCGCTGACCGGCCTGGCCCGCACATTCCAGGCGTTGGTCACCGCACCCGACGGCAGCGACGAGGCGGCGGTCGCGCAGGCCATGCGCCAATTCCCGGAGTACGTGGGCGGCTGGCACGGGCACCCCAACACCGACCTGATGCGGGCGCTGCCCGGCGTCCTGGCCAAGGGTGGGGCCGAGGGCGTGCTCGGGGTGGCCGCCCCGGACGGTCACGCCGTCGCGGTCAAGGTGGTCGACGGTTCACCCCGAGCCACCACCGCCATCGCGCTCGCCGCCCTCGACGCCGTCGGCGTGCCGGTGGGCGGAGCCGACGCGCTGCGCCAGGTGCCGGTGCTCGGCGGCGGCGAACCGGTCGGCGCCGTCACGGCCGTCATCGACTGGACCGCGGCGTCGTCTCGCACTCAAGCGACCTCGTCTCGCACTCAAGCGACCTCGTCTCGCACCGAAGCGACGTCGTCTCGCACCGAAAAGGAAGAGTCATGAGCACATTCGAGATCTGCATCGACAGCGTCGAGGGCGCGGTCGCCGCCGAGGAGGCCGGCGCCGACCGGGTGGAGCTGTGCTCCGCGCTCTTCGACGGTGGGCTGACGCCCAGCCTGGGCACCATCGAGACGACACTGCGCGCCGTCAACCGGATCCGGGTGCACGTGATCGTCCGGCCCCGCGCCGGTGACTTCATCTACTCGCCGTTCGAGATCGAGGCCATGGAGCGGGACGTACGGGCGGCTGTCGCCGCCGGCGCGCACGGCATCGTGATCGGCGCGCTGACCGCCGAGGGCGACGTCGACGTGCCGACCACCCGCCGGTTGATCGCCGCCGCCGGTGACGCCAGCATCACCTTCCACCGCGCGTTCGACATGACCCGCGACCCGCACGCGGCTCTGGAGCAGCTGATCGAGCTGGGCGTGCACCGGGTGCTCACCTCGGGCCAGGAGGTCAGCGTGCTGGAAGGTGCCCCGCTCATCGCCGAGCTGGTACGCCGTGCCGCCGGCCGGATCATCGTCATGCCCGGTGGTGGCATCACCCCGCGCAACATCGCCCGGATCGTCGAGGCGACCGGCGCCGACGAGTACCACTTCGCGGCCCTGGTCAGCTCGGACAGCCCGGCCGTGCACCGCAACCCGGCCCCGCTGATGGGCGGCAGCCTCAACCGGCCCGAGTACGAGCGCTCCGGCACCTCCGGCGCGCTGGTCGGCCAGGTGCTCGCCGCCGCCCGCGCCTGATCGTGCGGGTAGTGGCCTCCCGGACAGATCCAGGGAGGCCACTACCCGGTGGACAACGCCGCGCTGACGTCCGAGCCGGATTAGGACGGTGCCCACGGACCGCTGATGAACCGACCGTTCCCGGCGAACGGGCTGACGTTGGGCAGACACCCGCCGAGATCGATCGTCTGGGTCATCATGACCGGGCCGACCTCACCGGGACCGGGGCACTCCATGTGGGCGAAGCCGAGGAAGTGACCGAACTCGTGGTTGATCACCCCGGCGTGGTAGTCGTCCAGGCTGACCGGGTACCCGGGAGCGCCCTGGAGCCAGCGCCGCAGATTGATCAGGATCGTCCTCCCGTACCGGCAGGAGTAGACCCCCTCGGTGTCGACCCCGCTCGCACCGCAGAGACGGTCCACCGTGGCCGGAGTGGCGAGCCGCACGTCCACGTCGGCGCGCGAGGTGTCGACCCGCTGGAAGGACCATGACGCTCTGGTCAGACGCACCTCGGCGTTGGTGACCGGATGCTTGGCGGAGGTGGTCCAGCCGTTCGGGGCCGCCAGCACCTGTTCGATGCTCTCAGCGAACCCACTCGGCCTCCAGGCGGGGATGTCCCCCCACTCGATCCCCTTCTCCACCGAGACGCGGTAGCGCACCCGCCTCTTGCCGGTGCCGATCACGCGCCCCTGACCGGTGGCGGCGGCGAAGGTGCCGGACGCCTCGACGGGGATCTCGTCGTCGGTCGGTGTCCGCGACCCCATGCCCTCGTCCGACCCCGGGACCCTGCCGTCGGGCAGTGTCGTGACCACCACGTCGGCGTGGTCGACCTCCGCCGCCCCGGTGGCGCAGGCGCCGGACGCCATGACCAACACCAACGAGATCGGCACGAGCAGCCGTGCACTGATCCGCACGTCGGAACCTCCAGAAACGATCACAACCGCAGACAGCCGGAAAACACGGCGAAGTTATGTGACTGCGCGTATGGAAGCCGTAAGGAGGAATTCGCTGATCGGCGCGAGACCAGGCACGGTGGCGCTCACGGACCATCACTGTCCGTCATCGGGGCCATCGGTGCCTGGGGCCGACTCGCCTCGATCATCACGAGTTCGCCAACATCGCGGTATCCGAGCGTGCGGGATACCGCACCATCGGCGAATTCGTGGTGATCGAGCGGGCGGGAGGGTCAGCGTCAGCGGATGTCGTTGACGCAGCGCAGCACCGGGCGGGCGATGAGGGCCGCCGGGTCCAGCGGCGTCGCCGCGCGGACGGTGAACGTCGCTGACTCACCCGGCAGCAGGGTGACCAGGGCTTTGTCGACGGACGCCGACGGGTCCAGCCGGTCCGGGAACAGGGTCAGGTCGCGCAGCACCGTGCGGGCCGTGACCCGGACCCGCTGGCCACCGTCGTACGGCTCGACAGTCGCGTCCCACTCCGCCGCCGGCCAGTGCACGTCCCGGTCCTCGGCGAAGAACCACAGGGCGCGCTCCGCGGTGTCGCCGGCCTCCGCGACCAGCACCTCGCGGCGGCCGTCGTCCGGCCGGGCCAGGTCCGCCGGCAGCGCCAGCACCACCGCGGAGTACGCCGGGACATCGAGATCGAACGAGTTCTTCGCCCGGGACTCACCGCTGACTGCCACCCGGGTCACCGACGACGACGCCCGCCAGGGCGTGCCGCTGTCGTTGACCGCCACCAGGGCGAGACCACCGTCGCGCGGTTGCACGGTGAGGAGCCGGTCGGCGTACGCGTGGCGCAGCGCGTACCACAGGGGTTTGCGTCGGCCGTCGCCGTCGACGGCCGACCAGGAGGTCACCGGCCAGCAGTCGTTGAGCTGCCACACGATGGTGCCGGCGCAGACGTCCCGGTGGGAGCGGAAGTGCTCCACCCCGAGCTGGATGGCACGGGCCTGGTTGAGCTGCGTCAGGTAATGCCAGTCGTCGAAGTCCGCCGGGGCGGGCAGGTGCGCGTCCAGGCCGCGTTGGAGTTT
Coding sequences within:
- a CDS encoding HNH endonuclease, whose translation is MKAYVGVTDGDWSRFLAARPHLTEVNFWRPAGSRVFRALSPGEPFFFKSHHPHNSVVGGGFFSGFAQLRISEAWDLFREGNGVPDLAAMRRIVGRYRSDPIAASEDPLIGCVLIRDTVFFPADEPSEPPPLFAPNVVQGKGYDVADHAASGYFEMLMGRLLGASVEIDLSQPWHRPGPVFGDPRLMPNRLGQQSFKAVVLDAYGRRCAITGDRIQPVLQAAHIRPLPAGGEHRLDNGLLLRSDVHTLFDHGYLGVDPKYRLMVSPRLRAEFGNGEQFYARAGTAIAVPAAARDRPHRQFLEWHLDEVYQAA
- a CDS encoding AAA family ATPase, translating into MLLSFRFANHRSFRDEQQLNLTPAYRTDEHEHAVRVAGIFGANASGKSNCLDALAFMRRFVIFSDRDVEPGLGVAREPYLMTAEALEAPSHYVVDLDLNGVRHTYGFTLDNDAVLDEWLYHYPLKRKRRVFERNGDTFAWGEDSNQRLLLERIAEVTAPTALFVSTVVRFDHRQAAPEGDPLRAVYRWFQRMFTRSQPHVGGSYRSGWPQSDASRRTLVELLRAADVGIVDVVEVATTVTDEQPALFRPSDLAANERRMLRNARNRASRERRRLTFAHQGPAGEVQFELAEESTGTQQLLGLAIEAADVLSQGGTMCVDEIDASLHPLLTAKLIGLFQSAASNPRHSQLIFTSHDAALLGTIDTEEILHRDEIWFAEKDADGASTLYPLTEFKPRKEGENRQRRYLNGNYGAVPDLSTYLFEQALAARGPVDGEVTD
- a CDS encoding ROK family transcriptional regulator, with protein sequence MTIDDAPREALRGGPRELLRWVATGAAVSRADLSRLSGLSPSTVSQRVEALINQGLLEETGAGRSRGGRRPRQLAVPTGGAVVGAIDLGAHHARIGTLDLSGRVVQGRTLPVRIEDGPETVLGALLAEVTALAGEIAPAASGGAPGGAASGGSPASGGGAADALRGIGIGIPGPVQHSTGRIVSPSRMPGWNGFDVAAFCADRVDVPVIVDNDANLMALGAHRTAHAEMDHAVYIKAGTGIGSGVISSGQLHRGAQGSAGDISHCRVVADPAPLCSCGNAGCLEAVASGAALVTALREQGVPVDDLTGVLRLIDDGDRHATALARQAGRAIGEILAVVVNFFNPQVVAIGGRLADCEPLLASMRATLYERCLPLATQTLLIERVATSQDVGITGAAHLVIDHVVAAA
- a CDS encoding amino acid ABC transporter ATP-binding protein, translated to MVSVRGLNKWFGPLHVLKDIDLTVAAGEVVVVVGPSGSGKSTLCRCLNRLETAGQGSIEIDGEPLPAEGRALARLRADVGMVFQSFNLFGHKTVLDNVTLGPTRVRRIARPEARQQAMTLLERVGIADKANHHPAQLSGGQQQRAAIARALAMQPKVLLFDEPTSALDPEMVNEVLDVMVSLASEGMTMIVVTHEMGFARRAADRVVFMDDGRIVESGAPDEFFAAPRTERARDFLSKILQH
- a CDS encoding glutamate ABC transporter substrate-binding protein — protein: MSILKMSFTGRRSLALTATAVAVALAATGCGGDSGSSAPKLPGNPGLGGDGVVAQSVYDAAPVATDADIPAGSTMDAIRKRGYLNIGGSLDAPLLAQQNPVSGTIEGFDADMAKLLAKYIIGKPEVKTTTIGTQTREAMLQAKSVDAVFQTYTITPQRATQVAFAGPYLTSGLAVGVRKDDTSIKSVKDLAGKTVIVGANTPAVTALPSAAPGSKQIAFGTDPQALQALLQKRGDAYVQDFTLLASGAKANPGMKVVGEPFTTEAYGIGLNREDAQFKEFVNNWLKKIQADGTWAKVWEGTLGSVVEGGAPTPPALGSADGS
- a CDS encoding amino acid ABC transporter permease, with product MDALTAHLSELGHGLVTTVELTVVTTIGAMLLGIVVATLRIAPVPLLRAIGTAYVEVFQNLPLLALLVLFVFALPTIGITFPLFTSAAIVIAVYEGAYLAEAIRAGINTVGVGQAEAARAIGLTFGQSLRHVILPQGLRAVIQPIGNICIALLMNTSLAAAVGVVELTQAANNVNLVEAQPIAVFTGAGLAYMLLALIIGQVTGLLERRLAIVR
- a CDS encoding amino acid ABC transporter permease — translated: MNKTQQILFDEPGPRAQRRIRIATVVGAVLLVGAAVAAVYQFASHGELAAARWEPFTTWPIWRYLLNGLWATVRAAAATAVLSAVLGLLLALGRLSAHRPLRWLAGAYVEIFRTVPTLLLIYVTLFALPQYGMNFPLFWKLVVPLVVSNSAAFAEIFRSGILALDRGQTEAGLAVGLRRGQVMALVVLPQALLQLTPSLVSQLVGLLKDTSLGFVVSYTELLYSGQVLSSYTHLLIQTFLVVALIYLVVNASLSKFARVLQARNGRLGGRRGRRDADLPPPLIEGTTPR
- a CDS encoding asparaginase produces the protein MTIFRYAELARVVRNGFVESRHYGSVVVLAPDGEVVLAAGVPDEPVLPRSTLKPVQALACRVAAGDELTGPALALAAGSHTGDDRHVELVRAMLAGAGLTEDALGCPVDWPEDEPTRERLIRAGGQRDRIRMNCSGKHAAMLVASVARSWSIHDYLDPEHPLQRETAAAVARMAGTPVAHHAVDGCGAPLFGLPLTGLARTFQALVTAPDGSDEAAVAQAMRQFPEYVGGWHGHPNTDLMRALPGVLAKGGAEGVLGVAAPDGHAVAVKVVDGSPRATTAIALAALDAVGVPVGGADALRQVPVLGGGEPVGAVTAVIDWTAASSRTQATSSRTQATSSRTEATSSRTEKEES
- a CDS encoding copper homeostasis protein CutC → MSTFEICIDSVEGAVAAEEAGADRVELCSALFDGGLTPSLGTIETTLRAVNRIRVHVIVRPRAGDFIYSPFEIEAMERDVRAAVAAGAHGIVIGALTAEGDVDVPTTRRLIAAAGDASITFHRAFDMTRDPHAALEQLIELGVHRVLTSGQEVSVLEGAPLIAELVRRAAGRIIVMPGGGITPRNIARIVEATGADEYHFAALVSSDSPAVHRNPAPLMGGSLNRPEYERSGTSGALVGQVLAAARA
- a CDS encoding DUF3152 domain-containing protein; protein product: MRISARLLVPISLVLVMASGACATGAAEVDHADVVVTTLPDGRVPGSDEGMGSRTPTDDEIPVEASGTFAAATGQGRVIGTGKRRVRYRVSVEKGIEWGDIPAWRPSGFAESIEQVLAAPNGWTTSAKHPVTNAEVRLTRASWSFQRVDTSRADVDVRLATPATVDRLCGASGVDTEGVYSCRYGRTILINLRRWLQGAPGYPVSLDDYHAGVINHEFGHFLGFAHMECPGPGEVGPVMMTQTIDLGGCLPNVSPFAGNGRFISGPWAPS